The sequence GGCGAAGGTGATGCGCCCGGCCGTGTCGAACGCCAGCGCGATCCCGGCCAGGGTCACGGCCTCGACCACGTCCGGGCTCTGCCCGGCGAACCGGACGCCCGCGGCCAGCAGGGCGGTGACGACGCCACCGGCGACCAGGGCGACGAGCACGCCGGCCTCGACCCACGCCCGGGAGCTGCCCGGCTCCCGGGCGACCTCCCTGGTGAGCAGGTTGAACAGGCCGAGGCCGACCGCGAAGCTGAACATCGTCGACAGGGTGAGGGCGAACTGGAACACGCCGAGCTGGGCCGGGCCGCCGTGCCTGGCGACCAGGACCACCGCGGCCAGCCCGCTCACCGCCCGGGCCGCGAAGGTGACGAGCTGCCAGCCGGAGTTGCGCGCAACCAGACCGCGGCCGCCTCCCCCTCCTCCCGGCGCCTGGCTCGTGGGCCCCTCCGGGCGCCCGGACCCGGACGCCCCGGGGCGGGCAGGCGCGTACCGGGTCAATTCAGCACCGCGAACGGCCGCATGCGGGCGACCGGCCGGACGAGGCCGTGGCGGACGAGGATGCCGAGCGCCTCGTCGACGCCCTTGTCGTCGAGGTGGGCGACCTCGGCGGGAGCGGTCCCCCGGTAGTTGAACCTGAGGGTCGAGCGGCCCTCGGGGTCGGGCTGGGAGATGCCCCGGGCGGCGAAGTCGGCGATGACGGTGCCGGCGCCGTGGCAGGCCGAGTACAGGCTCGCCTCGGCCCGGTTGCCGGCCACGCACAGGTAGGAGGAGGTGCGGTTGGTACCCGGGAGCAGGACGGCCTGGCCGGTCTGCCCGAACACCGGGCTGCCGGCCATCCTGGCCGCCGGCCAGGCCCGGCAGGAGTTGTGCCGGTGGACCACGGCGAGCCTGCCGTCGACCTCCTCCTCGTAGATGGAGTTGTGCGGGGAGTCGACCACGAGCTGGTGGCCGCGGGCACCGAACGACCGCTCGGCCAGCGCGCACAGGCTCGCGTAGGTGGCCATGCGGAAGGCGAACCCGTAGTTCATGGCCGCCGCGTTGGCCAGCAGCAGGCGCGCACCCTCGGCGCTGGCGCGCTCGACCGGCGGGCAGCCGTCGGAGAAGTACAGGGCCAGGCGGAGCCGGAGCTCGGCCAGCGACCGGGCGGTGGCCAGGTGGTACAGCGGCTTCTGGAGCCGCATCTGGGCCTTGACCTTGCGGGAGATCTTCTTGCGCCTGCCGAACATGCGGCCGACCTGGCCGGCGAGCACGCCCCCGCCGCCGTGGTACTGGAGGGTGAGCTGGTCGGCGCGGACGCCGAGCAGCTCCGCCGCTGCCGGGTCGAACACCTCCTCGACCTGCTGCAGCTCCACGAAGTGGTTGCTCGGGCCGACGGTGCCGAAGCGCTGGCGCGACAGCTGCACCGACAGCCAGGGCAGCTCGCGCGCGACCCGCGCGTCGCCGCCGTAGGGCTCGAGGACGACACGCCCCTCCTCCTCGATGCGGTGCAGGCTCGCCTGGTCGATCCCCCAGCGGTCGACGGCGAAGCGGGCTCCGTCGGTGGCGGCGAGCAGCACCTCGGCCGGGGTCAGGTCGCGGCGCCTGGTGGTCGGGTACGGGTAGCGCTCACGCACGCCGCGGTAGAAGTCCTCGACGGCGGCCCGGCCGGGACGGTCCATGTCGAGCGCGATCAGCGCCATCCCGCAGTTGACCGAGGCGCTGGTGAGGGTCGACCTGATCGTGCCCTGGGTGGCCACGGCGATGCTCGAGGGCATCTCCATGTCGTGCTTGTGGTGGAAGTCGGGCAGCACCACCGGCGGGGCGGCGAGGTCGGCGCCTGCCACGCCCTGGGCGAGCTGGTCGAGCACGGCGGGGTCGGCCGGAGCCGACTCGCTCTCGAACACGCGCGGCGACCTGGCGCGGCCGACTGGGGTCGTCTCGCCCGTCAGAACCCGTGGTTGCAAGCTACTGCCTCCGTGACGCGGCGGGAGCCGGCCCAGTCGGCCGCTCCCGGGTGATCGTTTGGGACCGGACCGGGGCCGGACGCGGCCCCGTCACCTGATCATCGGTTCTCGTTCACGCTACGTAAGGACGATGGCCCGCAGATCGGACAAGCGAATGAGTTCGCCTACGGCGCCCGCGTGACGCTGGTGGCGCTCCGGCTTGGAGGGAAGCCACTGGTCAGCCGATGCCGGCGGCGGTGTAGACCCCGGCGAACACCTCGGCCAGCTCGTCCAGGTCGGTGTCCATGCCCTGCTCGGTCGAGCTGGGCGTGAAGTGGGTGAACAGCGCGGCCCCGCCGGCCTTGCGCTTGCGCAGGCCCTGCCACAGAGAGTTGTCCTGGTTGCCCGGGTCCATCAGCCGCACGATCTCCCCCTTGTACTTCTGGCGCCAGGTCCAGATGTCGACCGCCGGGGCGCCCTCGCTCCTGGGCAGGTCGACGAAGGTGCGCAGGTCGCTTTCTGCCGTGGCCGGCCCCCCCGGGTAGCGGCCGGGGAACGCGAGCGCCTTGCGGTACTGCAGCCGCACCCTGGACGGCCAGCCGCGGCGCTTGGCCTCGGCCCAGGCGAGGCGCTGGGCCTTGTCGCGGTCGATGCCCCAGTCACGGTAGGTGGACTCGCTGAGCAGGCCGGTGGACAGGTTCACCACGTCGAGGTGGCCGGAGGCGAGGTAGCCGTCGACCTGCTCGACGGTGAGCGCGGGGTACTTGCTCCTGGCCTTGGCCCGGCAGACCGCGCCGGCCAGCTTGGCCTTGGCCCCGCTCGCGCCCGGGGCACAGCCGAGCTCTGGCACCAGGATGTCGACGAGCAGCTTCTTGCCGGGCGCGGCCTTGCCGAGCGCGGCCGCCGAGTCGGCCAGGAAGGCGCGGACCCGGGCCGGGTCGTTGCCGAACCCGTCGTCGTAGGCGAGCTCGTCGGCGATCTTGATGCCGAGCACCCCAGGGCGGGCGGCCAGGTCGGCCAGGCGGGCGACGCCCTCGTCGAAGCGGGCCCGCCCTTCGAGCCAGCGCTTGGCCAGGTCGCCTTCGAGCCAGACCTGC is a genomic window of Actinomycetes bacterium containing:
- a CDS encoding RtcB family protein, coding for MFESESAPADPAVLDQLAQGVAGADLAAPPVVLPDFHHKHDMEMPSSIAVATQGTIRSTLTSASVNCGMALIALDMDRPGRAAVEDFYRGVRERYPYPTTRRRDLTPAEVLLAATDGARFAVDRWGIDQASLHRIEEEGRVVLEPYGGDARVARELPWLSVQLSRQRFGTVGPSNHFVELQQVEEVFDPAAAELLGVRADQLTLQYHGGGGVLAGQVGRMFGRRKKISRKVKAQMRLQKPLYHLATARSLAELRLRLALYFSDGCPPVERASAEGARLLLANAAAMNYGFAFRMATYASLCALAERSFGARGHQLVVDSPHNSIYEEEVDGRLAVVHRHNSCRAWPAARMAGSPVFGQTGQAVLLPGTNRTSSYLCVAGNRAEASLYSACHGAGTVIADFAARGISQPDPEGRSTLRFNYRGTAPAEVAHLDDKGVDEALGILVRHGLVRPVARMRPFAVLN